A single genomic interval of Polaribacter vadi harbors:
- a CDS encoding FadR/GntR family transcriptional regulator, protein MKLDVLAKSDNSIIQKNIISKIRDLINLKNLEPGDKLPSERMLSEKFEVSRGNVREAIQKLEFYGLLKSIPQSGTFVANIGVIAMNGMIDDILRLEEPEFKSLVETRILLELKTVRLASTRRTEADLEMLEQALHAYRDKVLNGEDAVQEDLLFHLAIAKASGNSTMNNFMLIIIPEIITNFQKYHVCDAGLSKRGITDHQAIFDAIKSQDPQLAKQKMKDHFKELYVYCYNLT, encoded by the coding sequence ATGAAACTAGATGTGCTTGCAAAATCTGATAATTCGATTATTCAAAAAAATATAATCTCTAAAATTAGAGATTTAATAAATTTAAAGAATTTAGAGCCAGGAGACAAATTGCCTTCTGAAAGAATGTTGTCGGAAAAATTTGAAGTATCTAGAGGTAATGTAAGAGAAGCAATTCAAAAACTAGAGTTTTACGGTCTTTTAAAATCAATTCCACAAAGTGGCACATTTGTAGCAAATATTGGTGTGATTGCTATGAACGGAATGATTGATGACATTTTAAGATTAGAAGAGCCAGAATTTAAATCTTTAGTTGAAACAAGAATCTTATTAGAACTAAAAACGGTAAGATTAGCATCTACAAGAAGAACGGAAGCAGACCTAGAAATGTTAGAGCAAGCTTTGCATGCTTATAGAGATAAAGTTTTAAATGGAGAAGATGCTGTGCAAGAAGATTTATTATTTCATTTAGCTATTGCAAAAGCAAGTGGTAATAGCACTATGAATAATTTTATGTTAATAATTATACCAGAAATTATTACAAATTTTCAAAAGTATCATGTTTGTGATGCAGGATTATCTAAAAGAGGTATTACAGACCACCAAGCAATTTTCGACGCAATTAAAAGTCAAGATCCACAGTTAGCAAAACAAAAAATGAAAGATCATTTTAAAGAATTGTATGTGTACTGTTATAATTTGACATAG
- a CDS encoding PKD domain-containing protein yields the protein MIYKLIKKFYRSLFALLVIFISFASCYDSGYEEFVPPTGNVNNIQPTTLFTATTNAEDNLGVIFRSYSTDAASYLWDFGDGNSSTEANPDYVYNTGGLYQVKLTTTSAEGLVGKDSTNVAPIFVDYSFTTVDSQVTFTNNTEGAASLVWDFGDGESVSWEAADTQTDSDFSPIHTYATADVFDVTLTVTNFLGREITLTKRVEGLVLAAIPDFSFSSNGLRAEFTDESLLAESYSWDFGDGTTSTEKDPVHIYAATGTYDVTLTITNSANVERTITKAVPIGGVKPTFKVIVLNGTGDEFQGNTGDNADAWDMTPNSTVEDDAQGTIDSPFRELWYNSDLDSWLDTNCGDNSEQPGSTSDGNKFAGLGDRGLKLDEACRRLYQVVTVEVGVEYTFTIQSRSESADTQTEVFILNNEITGEDAINTVAERDANADAYYLIDNDFNDTKASSSDNTFTTTTFSFKPSTTKVVIYIRSIAPNLTAPDVIDGTREVFYDNIDIITPGF from the coding sequence ATGATTTATAAATTAATAAAAAAATTCTACAGAAGTCTTTTTGCATTGCTTGTCATTTTTATAAGTTTTGCATCTTGTTATGATTCTGGTTACGAAGAATTTGTGCCACCAACAGGAAACGTAAATAATATACAACCTACAACCCTTTTTACAGCAACTACAAATGCTGAAGATAATTTAGGAGTAATTTTTAGAAGTTATTCAACAGATGCAGCTTCTTATTTATGGGATTTTGGAGATGGAAACTCCTCTACAGAAGCAAACCCAGATTATGTATACAACACAGGTGGTTTATATCAAGTAAAATTAACAACAACAAGTGCAGAAGGTTTAGTTGGTAAAGATTCTACAAACGTAGCTCCTATATTTGTAGATTATAGTTTTACAACTGTAGATTCTCAAGTAACTTTTACAAATAATACAGAAGGTGCAGCTAGTTTAGTTTGGGATTTTGGAGATGGAGAATCAGTTAGTTGGGAGGCTGCAGATACTCAAACAGATTCAGATTTTAGTCCAATACATACCTATGCTACAGCAGATGTTTTTGATGTAACATTAACAGTAACTAACTTTTTAGGAAGAGAAATTACTTTAACAAAAAGAGTAGAAGGGTTAGTTTTAGCGGCAATTCCAGATTTTTCATTCTCTTCAAATGGATTAAGAGCAGAATTTACGGACGAATCACTTTTAGCAGAATCTTATAGTTGGGATTTTGGAGATGGAACAACATCAACAGAAAAAGACCCAGTACATATTTATGCTGCAACAGGAACGTATGATGTAACCTTAACAATTACAAACTCTGCAAATGTGGAGAGAACAATAACCAAAGCAGTGCCAATTGGTGGTGTAAAACCTACTTTTAAAGTAATTGTTTTAAATGGAACAGGAGATGAATTTCAAGGAAATACTGGAGACAATGCTGATGCTTGGGATATGACTCCAAATAGCACAGTAGAAGATGATGCTCAAGGTACAATCGATAGTCCTTTTAGAGAACTTTGGTATAATTCAGATTTAGATAGTTGGTTAGATACTAATTGTGGAGATAATAGTGAGCAACCTGGTTCTACAAGTGATGGTAATAAATTTGCAGGTTTAGGAGATAGAGGCTTAAAGCTTGATGAAGCTTGCAGAAGATTATACCAAGTTGTTACTGTAGAAGTAGGTGTAGAATATACTTTTACAATACAATCTCGCTCAGAATCAGCAGATACTCAAACAGAAGTATTTATTTTAAATAACGAAATTACTGGTGAAGATGCTATTAATACTGTAGCTGAAAGAGATGCTAACGCAGATGCTTATTATTTAATTGATAATGATTTTAACGATACTAAAGCATCAAGTTCAGACAATACTTTTACAACCACTACATTTTCATTTAAACCATCAACAACAAAAGTAGTTATATATATTAGATCAATAGCACCAAATCTTACTGCTCCAGATGTTATTGATGGAACTAGAGAGGTGTTTTATGATAATATTGATATTATAACACCAGGATTTTAA
- a CDS encoding PKD domain-containing protein, with protein MKKHIKNLKYIVLVMLISLTSCLDDSLPNIGDLPDFTNPTPFYNVEDVSTSEFDCNDVEISANYDFNFQAGSNLAVNGTQYQWSVSPSEGVTFINKDLPILEQGIRGELATVVALEDAIAKLEFKLPCEPNPAKVDVLEAQIAGLKVDLQAANDNLSETTLQNVANLEAQIAALPAASLQNRELIFSFPKPDVYTVSLTVTDDLGKSETTEKLITVNQAVPTIPVPEIGEASFEDGSLFDGSGDGRDSWRSPSSSRWGSVFQINTDSNGRGEGNDLPHGVQAAKFPADGTRTGYQEIALTPGATYVLTYFTTFDGLNTFGDLTVSIVSTNANSLDEARLAANTIASRTDNNVGRVDNVFKKHALTFEAGTNESAIILITNTGVESRIDAFEIIVKQ; from the coding sequence ATGAAAAAACATATAAAAAATTTAAAATATATTGTGTTAGTGATGTTAATTTCGCTAACCTCTTGTTTAGATGATTCTTTACCAAATATTGGTGATTTACCAGATTTTACAAATCCAACACCTTTTTACAATGTAGAAGATGTTTCAACTTCAGAGTTTGATTGTAATGATGTAGAAATCTCAGCAAATTATGATTTTAATTTTCAAGCAGGATCTAATTTAGCCGTAAATGGTACTCAATATCAATGGTCAGTTTCGCCTTCAGAAGGCGTAACTTTTATCAACAAAGATTTACCTATTCTAGAACAAGGAATTAGAGGAGAATTAGCAACAGTTGTAGCTTTAGAAGATGCAATCGCTAAATTAGAGTTTAAATTACCTTGTGAACCAAACCCTGCAAAAGTTGATGTTTTAGAGGCTCAAATAGCAGGTTTAAAAGTTGATTTACAAGCTGCCAACGACAATCTTTCAGAAACAACATTACAAAATGTTGCTAATTTAGAAGCGCAAATTGCTGCCTTACCAGCTGCAAGTTTACAAAACAGAGAATTAATATTTTCATTTCCAAAGCCAGATGTGTATACAGTAAGTTTAACAGTTACAGATGATTTAGGAAAATCAGAAACTACAGAAAAATTAATTACCGTAAATCAAGCAGTACCAACAATTCCAGTTCCAGAAATAGGAGAAGCAAGTTTTGAAGATGGAAGCTTATTTGATGGTTCAGGAGATGGAAGAGATTCTTGGAGATCTCCAAGTAGTTCTAGATGGGGTTCTGTTTTTCAAATAAATACAGATTCTAATGGAAGAGGAGAAGGAAATGACTTACCACATGGTGTGCAAGCAGCCAAATTTCCTGCAGATGGTACTAGAACTGGTTATCAAGAAATTGCATTAACTCCTGGAGCAACGTATGTACTAACATACTTTACAACTTTTGATGGTTTAAATACGTTTGGAGATTTAACAGTATCAATTGTAAGTACAAATGCAAATAGTCTTGACGAAGCAAGGTTAGCAGCAAATACTATAGCTTCTAGAACAGACAATAATGTAGGTAGAGTAGATAATGTTTTTAAAAAGCATGCACTTACTTTTGAAGCTGGTACAAATGAATCTGCAATTATTCTTATAACAAATACAGGCGTAGAAAGTAGAATTGATGCTTTCGAAATAATCGTTAAACAATAA
- a CDS encoding RagB/SusD family nutrient uptake outer membrane protein — protein sequence MKNIYKNIIVCFSFITLFSSCETELDLQNPTALSLEELLQTDDGFITLSNGVLDAYQKVPANEFYLTELRSDNSRANSENGNFPLISSYNVEPNNGDVAAYYSNNMHTIKHANTIIDNRFLAPENQQYTVGEAYFMRALCHFNLVRAYQNIPYIDKVLDITTEEALQYKQLPEADVYAKIIEDFKTSIAYLDNAEQNKYRPSKGAAICLAAKAYLSQPSPNYGEAELLLASVVENNGAYGYDLIYTERAAATDFNGNGTISDSEYNATLAIDFGNVFGNEFNGDYAEEEIVLDGSWSNTGIEKNKEIIFSIAYDLVNSDNYVTPDSGLGDQVETDSESFSFAMTLQGPSNGVNIATNELLEVMSPELQPVRFNATFIALSYNPSILTNDTFNAKYPTNGEIGDNDWIILRYADVLLLYSEAILAGAQSTTDARAIEAYNKVRRRAGLEENSSFVLTKQELLDERRAEFVFENQRLFDLIRFGEADNVLRQFSIDNSLNYTSEKKYLPFPQREIDNLPGFYNQNNGY from the coding sequence ATGAAAAATATATATAAAAATATAATCGTTTGTTTTTCTTTCATAACACTATTTTCTAGTTGTGAAACAGAATTAGACCTTCAGAACCCAACTGCACTTTCTTTAGAAGAATTGTTGCAAACAGATGATGGTTTTATAACCTTATCTAATGGAGTCTTAGATGCTTATCAAAAAGTACCAGCAAATGAATTTTATCTAACAGAATTAAGATCAGATAATTCTAGAGCCAATTCAGAAAATGGAAACTTTCCATTAATTAGTTCTTATAATGTAGAGCCAAATAATGGAGATGTAGCTGCATATTACTCAAACAATATGCATACTATTAAACATGCAAATACTATTATAGACAATCGTTTTTTAGCACCAGAAAATCAACAATATACTGTTGGTGAAGCTTATTTTATGAGAGCATTATGTCATTTTAATTTGGTAAGAGCATATCAAAATATACCTTATATAGATAAAGTTTTAGATATTACAACAGAAGAGGCTTTACAGTATAAACAATTGCCTGAAGCAGATGTTTATGCAAAAATTATTGAAGACTTTAAAACATCAATTGCTTATTTAGATAATGCAGAGCAAAATAAATATCGTCCATCTAAAGGAGCCGCAATTTGTTTAGCAGCAAAAGCATATTTAAGTCAGCCATCACCAAATTATGGTGAAGCAGAACTTTTATTAGCCTCTGTTGTAGAAAATAACGGAGCTTATGGGTATGATTTAATTTATACTGAAAGAGCTGCTGCAACAGATTTTAACGGAAATGGAACCATTAGCGATAGCGAATACAATGCAACTTTAGCCATTGATTTTGGAAATGTTTTTGGAAACGAGTTTAATGGAGATTATGCTGAAGAGGAAATCGTGTTAGATGGTTCTTGGTCTAATACAGGAATAGAAAAAAATAAAGAAATCATATTTTCTATTGCTTATGATTTGGTAAATAGTGATAACTATGTAACTCCAGATAGTGGTTTAGGGGATCAGGTAGAAACTGATTCTGAGTCATTTAGTTTTGCAATGACGTTGCAAGGACCTTCAAATGGAGTTAATATCGCTACAAATGAGCTTTTAGAAGTAATGTCTCCAGAATTACAACCAGTAAGATTTAATGCTACTTTTATAGCACTTTCTTACAATCCATCTATTTTAACAAACGATACGTTTAATGCTAAATATCCTACAAATGGTGAAATTGGTGATAATGACTGGATAATTTTAAGATATGCAGATGTGCTATTATTATATTCAGAAGCAATTTTAGCAGGAGCACAATCTACCACAGATGCAAGAGCTATTGAAGCGTATAATAAAGTAAGAAGAAGAGCTGGCTTAGAAGAAAACTCTAGTTTTGTTTTAACTAAGCAAGAATTATTAGATGAAAGAAGAGCAGAATTCGTTTTTGAAAATCAACGTTTATTTGATTTAATAAGATTTGGAGAAGCAGATAATGTATTAAGACAATTCTCTATAGATAACAGTTTAAATTATACGAGCGAAAAGAAATACCTTCCTTTTCCTCAAAGAGAAATAGATAATTTACCTGGTTTTTACAATCAAAATAATGGATACTAA
- a CDS encoding SusC/RagA family TonB-linked outer membrane protein: protein MNLKIKSIFFLLLLSCSFLYAQEEVTVKGTVTSADDGEPILGANIVVLGTKKGTSTDFDGNYSIKVKSGEIIQISYLGFVTKTITYSTQKIIDVQLSEDSNQLDEIVIVGYGDQKKNTVTSALSQVSGDDLQKQSVSRVEDALRGRVAGLRIQTVASEAGGDPKITLRGPGSITGSSSPLIVVDGVVLGNGADILGTIDNNNIENISVLKDASSVAIYGSRGANGVILVTLKEGVVGQTTFSYNTFTGYKYAENNTNFNTSIADERSRLNGLQSTIDGISTNSINYDRIINSYNSAYAELEAMDFIASLGDGEKNWQDEIFEGGFIQSHSFAVRGGTELTSYSASMGYLEDQGIAVKDNFNKYNARLKIDSWTKNKKIKYGANIRLNYNDQERLPSRFTDPIRQLGHIPLRLNEAHLDYVTQFSTATGVSTDAGKLFENLGVGSYGFSRAFDHVFTQDPDNPRAIARDPITGLPIASPLTSGGLTLSTTKNVHPLVHFLERSSTKRKLDLNASSYIDFKLAKGLNFRQAISGVFRHNKTNQADFVLGQENRDQESTRFESRDELNQYAFESTLKYKKEIKKHNFNTILGFEYTQRDFYTQESDAVGFSNDFNNNIAIADGGTTYTDNGTDKLVSYFGRVDYNYDEKYLLQISARADGSTRFGSNNRFGYFPAASAGWVLSKEKFLESSNIISFLKLRASYGVSGSNEISNDVFQSLYRFEESFNTISYNGTTGVKGITLANQALGWEKLIEFNPGIDVTFGRGVIDLSIDYYKRTSEDLLLFAPVSATYGTDNWLQNIGEVENRGLEIELNSRIISKENFRWSASGQFSLNRNEVKSLGNNDQIISRIEQDTRATEFIARVGQPITSFYGWVYEKEVPLEWVDNPFNRFNNDFADVYVKDLNGDGIIDDEDRTELGSPYPDFEWGFASDFTFYDFDMSLLFQGSHGAEVRVADLDQLYYASESAVNEVANFPDRDLTVHRRFTDDHIQDASFVALRNVTLGYTMPESITSKLNCTNLRLYLTGENLLFFTAKGYEGFNPEAQGQTSDNANTPLTSGYQRGDGPIVKTISAGINFQF from the coding sequence ATGAATTTAAAAATTAAGTCGATATTTTTTCTTTTACTCTTAAGTTGCTCTTTCTTGTATGCGCAAGAAGAAGTTACAGTAAAAGGAACTGTTACATCAGCAGATGATGGTGAACCTATTTTGGGAGCAAATATTGTTGTTTTAGGGACTAAAAAAGGAACAAGTACAGATTTTGATGGGAACTATAGCATCAAAGTAAAATCTGGTGAAATTATTCAAATCTCTTATTTAGGTTTTGTTACGAAAACGATTACGTATTCTACTCAAAAAATTATTGATGTGCAACTTTCAGAAGATTCTAATCAATTAGATGAAATTGTAATTGTTGGTTATGGAGATCAAAAGAAAAATACGGTAACAAGTGCATTAAGTCAAGTTTCTGGAGATGATTTACAAAAACAATCAGTTTCAAGAGTAGAAGATGCTTTGAGAGGTAGAGTTGCAGGATTAAGAATTCAAACAGTTGCTTCTGAAGCAGGTGGAGATCCAAAAATTACATTAAGAGGTCCAGGTTCTATAACTGGTTCCTCCTCTCCTTTAATTGTTGTAGATGGTGTTGTGTTAGGAAATGGTGCAGATATTTTAGGAACTATAGACAATAATAATATAGAAAATATAAGTGTTTTAAAAGATGCATCTTCTGTTGCAATTTATGGTTCACGTGGTGCAAATGGTGTAATACTAGTTACTCTTAAAGAAGGTGTTGTTGGGCAAACAACTTTTTCTTACAACACATTTACAGGTTATAAATATGCAGAGAATAATACAAATTTCAATACCTCTATAGCAGATGAAAGATCTAGATTAAATGGTTTACAAAGCACCATAGATGGTATATCTACAAACAGTATAAATTACGATAGAATTATTAATAGTTATAATTCAGCTTATGCAGAGTTAGAAGCTATGGATTTTATTGCTTCTTTAGGAGATGGTGAAAAAAACTGGCAAGATGAAATTTTTGAAGGTGGTTTTATACAGAGTCATTCTTTTGCAGTAAGAGGAGGTACAGAATTAACTAGTTATTCTGCTTCTATGGGTTATTTAGAAGATCAAGGTATTGCAGTTAAAGATAATTTTAACAAATACAATGCAAGATTAAAAATAGATAGCTGGACAAAAAATAAGAAAATTAAATACGGAGCAAATATTCGTTTAAATTATAATGATCAAGAAAGATTACCATCAAGATTTACAGATCCTATAAGACAATTAGGGCATATACCACTTCGCTTAAATGAAGCTCATTTAGATTATGTAACTCAATTTTCTACAGCTACAGGTGTTTCTACAGATGCAGGAAAATTATTTGAAAATTTAGGAGTTGGTAGCTATGGTTTTTCAAGAGCTTTCGATCATGTTTTTACACAAGATCCAGACAATCCAAGAGCAATTGCTAGAGATCCAATTACAGGTTTACCAATAGCAAGTCCACTTACATCTGGAGGATTAACTTTATCAACTACAAAAAACGTACATCCATTAGTACATTTTTTAGAGAGATCTAGCACAAAAAGGAAATTAGATTTAAATGCATCATCTTATATCGATTTTAAATTAGCAAAAGGACTAAATTTTAGACAAGCTATTTCTGGTGTTTTTAGACATAACAAAACAAACCAAGCAGATTTTGTATTGGGTCAAGAAAATAGAGATCAAGAATCTACAAGATTTGAAAGTAGAGATGAATTAAATCAATATGCATTTGAATCTACTCTTAAATATAAGAAAGAAATTAAAAAACATAATTTTAATACTATTCTAGGTTTTGAGTATACACAAAGAGATTTTTACACGCAAGAATCTGATGCTGTTGGTTTTTCAAATGATTTTAATAACAACATTGCAATTGCAGATGGAGGAACTACTTATACAGATAATGGAACAGATAAATTAGTTTCTTATTTTGGTAGAGTAGATTATAATTATGATGAAAAATATTTATTACAAATTTCTGCACGAGCAGATGGTAGTACAAGATTTGGTTCAAATAATAGATTTGGTTACTTTCCAGCAGCTTCAGCTGGTTGGGTTTTATCAAAAGAAAAGTTTTTAGAATCTAGCAATATAATAAGCTTTTTAAAATTAAGAGCAAGTTATGGTGTATCTGGTTCTAATGAAATTTCTAACGATGTTTTTCAATCTTTATATAGATTTGAAGAATCTTTTAACACAATTAGTTATAATGGAACAACAGGTGTTAAAGGAATTACACTCGCAAATCAAGCTTTAGGATGGGAAAAATTAATAGAATTTAACCCTGGTATCGATGTTACTTTTGGTAGAGGTGTTATAGATTTATCTATAGATTATTATAAAAGAACAAGTGAAGATTTATTACTTTTTGCACCAGTTTCTGCAACTTATGGAACAGATAATTGGTTACAAAATATTGGTGAAGTTGAAAACAGAGGTTTAGAAATTGAATTAAATTCAAGAATAATCTCTAAAGAAAACTTTAGATGGAGTGCTTCTGGACAATTCTCTTTAAATAGAAATGAAGTAAAAAGTTTAGGAAATAACGACCAAATTATTTCTAGAATTGAGCAAGACACAAGAGCTACAGAATTTATAGCAAGAGTTGGGCAACCAATTACCTCTTTTTATGGTTGGGTTTATGAAAAAGAAGTTCCTTTAGAGTGGGTTGATAATCCTTTTAACAGATTTAATAATGATTTTGCAGATGTATATGTAAAAGATTTAAATGGAGATGGTATTATAGATGATGAAGATAGAACAGAATTAGGAAGTCCATATCCAGATTTTGAATGGGGTTTTGCTTCTGACTTTACTTTTTATGACTTTGATATGTCTTTATTATTTCAAGGTTCTCATGGAGCAGAAGTAAGAGTTGCAGATTTAGATCAACTATATTATGCAAGTGAATCTGCTGTGAACGAAGTTGCTAATTTTCCAGACAGAGATTTAACTGTTCACAGAAGATTTACAGACGATCATATACAAGACGCTTCTTTTGTAGCATTAAGAAATGTAACTTTAGGATATACAATGCCAGAATCTATAACATCGAAACTTAATTGTACTAATTTGAGATTGTATTTAACTGGAGAAAATTTATTGTTTTTTACTGCAAAAGGATATGAAGGCTTTAATCCAGAAGCACAAGGTCAAACTTCAGATAACGCGAATACACCTTTAACATCTGGTTATCAAAGAGGAGATGGACCAATTGTTAAAACGATTTCAGCAGGTATTAACTTTCAATTTTAA
- a CDS encoding cupin domain-containing protein yields the protein MKRFSEKYIVAKELEWEVLGGGVSRKFLGYDNQIMMVSVKFDKGALGAPHQHFHTQATYCVSGKFEFEIDGVKQIVEAGDGVYIEPNLLHSAICLEEGQLIDTFSPVREDFLTGDGPSYFSDKS from the coding sequence ATGAAAAGATTTAGCGAAAAGTATATTGTTGCAAAAGAGTTAGAATGGGAAGTTCTTGGAGGAGGAGTTTCAAGAAAATTTTTAGGCTATGATAATCAAATTATGATGGTAAGCGTAAAATTTGATAAAGGAGCTTTGGGTGCTCCACATCAACATTTTCATACACAAGCTACCTATTGTGTTTCAGGTAAATTCGAATTTGAAATTGATGGTGTAAAGCAAATTGTAGAAGCTGGAGATGGTGTTTATATTGAGCCTAACTTATTACACAGTGCTATTTGTTTAGAAGAAGGACAGTTAATTGATACTTTTAGTCCTGTAAGAGAAGATTTTTTAACTGGTGATGGACCATCTTATTTTAGCGATAAAAGTTAA
- a CDS encoding alginate lyase family protein produces MKKFQALLFLVLITFSCTNKKEEVLVSVDDQQHPNLILTTKSVAEIKNQLGSIPLFDETLKVAKQEVDAAIAIGIDVPMPKDMAGGYTHTQHKLNYANMQKAGVLFQLLGDEKYAVYVRDMLLEYAKIFPTFKTHPEQRSYATGKFFWQCLNDSNWLTYTSQAYDCIYSWLPKEQSDYLNENLFKPYADFLSVENPKYFNRVHNHSTWGNVAVGMIGLVMDDEELINRALYGLEKSDVDLTEKDNDGGFIFDKDGKAGFLANVDSPFSPDGFYTEGPYYQRYAMYPFLIFAEALQNKKPDLKIFEYKNGVLIKAVDALLNLTDANGEFFPLNDGQKGMSYYTPSLISAVDIAYYYGSQDARLLSVAKKQGAVQLDATGLKVALALKNGEEKPFIKQSMELSDGSKGDEGGIGILRYNNEDQTMALVYKYAAQGLSHGHYDKLSFSMYENGNEVLQDYGLSRFVNVEQKNGGGYLKENKTYAKHTIAHNTITQNEISHFDFDFETGSKNHPEKYVFDVADKNFQIVSAKEKNAYPGTEMHRTFIMIKEDSLAKPFIVDINKVQSNKKNQYDLPFHYFGQIISTSFTYSVPKTLSTLGDKFGYNHIWKEGSGTANAESIQFTWLDNRRFYTLTAATNKEDELILARVGANDPEFNLRKDPSIIIRKKNTQNTVYASIIESHGIYDPVKEVAENAYSNFKNIKVLSDDANYTALKVQFKNDNEKTIILSNLNTDKNKTHTVTINGNTYSWEGFYYYK; encoded by the coding sequence ATGAAAAAATTTCAAGCACTTTTATTTCTAGTATTAATTACTTTTTCTTGTACAAATAAAAAAGAAGAAGTTTTGGTTTCTGTTGATGATCAACAACATCCAAACTTAATATTAACCACTAAAAGTGTTGCTGAAATTAAAAATCAATTAGGGTCAATTCCTTTGTTTGATGAAACTTTAAAAGTTGCCAAACAAGAAGTAGATGCTGCAATTGCAATTGGTATAGATGTGCCAATGCCTAAAGATATGGCTGGTGGTTATACACATACTCAGCACAAATTAAATTATGCAAACATGCAAAAAGCTGGTGTTTTATTTCAGCTTTTAGGTGACGAAAAATATGCAGTTTACGTTAGAGATATGTTGTTGGAATATGCAAAAATATTCCCAACATTTAAAACGCACCCAGAACAAAGAAGTTATGCAACAGGTAAATTTTTCTGGCAATGTTTAAACGATTCTAATTGGTTAACTTATACAAGTCAGGCTTATGATTGTATTTATTCTTGGTTGCCAAAAGAACAATCAGACTATTTAAATGAAAATTTATTTAAACCTTATGCTGATTTTTTATCCGTAGAAAACCCAAAATATTTTAACAGAGTGCACAACCATTCAACTTGGGGAAATGTTGCTGTTGGTATGATTGGCTTGGTAATGGATGATGAGGAATTAATAAACAGAGCTTTATATGGTTTAGAAAAAAGCGATGTAGATTTAACTGAAAAAGATAATGATGGTGGTTTTATTTTTGATAAAGATGGCAAAGCAGGTTTTTTAGCAAATGTAGATTCTCCTTTTTCTCCTGACGGATTTTACACAGAAGGTCCTTATTATCAAAGATATGCAATGTATCCTTTTTTAATTTTTGCAGAAGCACTTCAAAATAAAAAACCAGATTTAAAGATTTTTGAATATAAAAACGGCGTTTTAATAAAAGCTGTGGATGCTCTATTGAATTTAACAGATGCAAATGGCGAATTTTTTCCATTAAATGATGGTCAAAAAGGAATGTCTTACTATACTCCTTCTTTAATTTCTGCAGTAGATATTGCTTATTATTATGGAAGTCAAGATGCAAGATTATTGTCTGTTGCCAAAAAACAAGGTGCTGTTCAACTAGATGCAACTGGTTTAAAAGTTGCTTTGGCTTTAAAAAATGGCGAAGAAAAACCATTTATAAAACAATCTATGGAATTGTCTGATGGCTCAAAAGGCGATGAAGGTGGCATAGGAATTTTACGCTATAATAATGAAGACCAAACAATGGCTTTGGTTTACAAATATGCAGCACAAGGTTTAAGTCATGGACATTATGATAAATTATCTTTTTCTATGTACGAAAATGGTAATGAAGTTTTACAAGATTATGGTTTATCAAGATTTGTAAATGTGGAACAAAAAAATGGTGGAGGTTATTTAAAAGAGAATAAAACCTACGCAAAACATACAATTGCACACAATACAATTACACAAAATGAAATTTCTCATTTTGATTTTGATTTTGAAACTGGAAGCAAAAATCATCCAGAAAAATATGTTTTTGATGTTGCTGATAAAAATTTTCAAATTGTAAGCGCGAAGGAAAAAAACGCATATCCTGGAACTGAAATGCACAGAACTTTTATCATGATAAAAGAGGATAGTTTAGCAAAACCTTTTATTGTTGATATCAATAAAGTACAATCCAACAAAAAAAATCAATACGATTTACCTTTCCATTATTTTGGACAAATAATTTCTACAAGTTTTACATATAGTGTTCCAAAAACCTTATCAACGTTAGGAGATAAATTTGGATATAATCATATTTGGAAAGAAGGTTCTGGAACTGCAAATGCAGAAAGCATTCAATTTACATGGTTAGATAATAGACGCTTTTATACTTTAACAGCAGCAACCAATAAAGAGGATGAACTAATTTTAGCAAGAGTTGGTGCTAATGATCCTGAATTTAATTTAAGAAAAGATCCTTCAATTATCATCAGAAAAAAGAATACTCAAAATACGGTATATGCATCAATTATAGAATCTCATGGAATATATGATCCTGTAAAAGAAGTTGCAGAAAATGCCTACAGTAATTTTAAAAATATAAAAGTTTTAAGTGATGATGCCAATTATACTGCATTAAAAGTTCAATTTAAAAATGATAATGAGAAAACAATAATTTTATCAAACTTAAATACAGATAAAAACAAAACACACACAGTAACTATCAATGGGAATACTTATTCTTGGGAAGGTTTTTACTACTATAAATAA